In a genomic window of Ochrobactrum sp. Marseille-Q0166:
- a CDS encoding ABC transporter permease codes for MLRFALSRIGMAIPTLLIVAVAVFVIVRLIPGDPAALMLGDSADAATLAALREQLGLNHSIFTQFLIWGGNVLHGDLGVSIANQQPVLPLVLERFSVSARIVLSAVVLSTLVAVPLGMIAAWKQNSLTDLTLVTCATLLLSVPAFWMGLLLLLAFGLKLGWLPIVGYVSFGENPWKAFLYLVLPITTLFLHEIGVILRMARASTLEVLNLDYITHARAKGLSEATVMWRHAFRNAFGPTWTLLGLILGNLLGGIAVVETVFTIPGLGRLLVDAIFARDYPVIQGCLLFTACVYVLVNLIVDLLYPFFDPKVTAK; via the coding sequence ATGCTGCGCTTTGCGCTCTCCAGAATAGGCATGGCCATACCAACATTGCTGATCGTGGCAGTGGCTGTGTTTGTGATCGTTCGGTTGATACCGGGCGATCCAGCAGCCCTGATGCTGGGTGATTCTGCGGATGCTGCGACGCTGGCTGCGCTGCGCGAACAGCTCGGCCTCAATCACAGTATTTTCACCCAGTTTCTGATCTGGGGTGGCAATGTTTTACATGGCGATCTTGGTGTTTCGATTGCCAACCAGCAGCCGGTGCTTCCGTTGGTTCTGGAGCGCTTTTCAGTGAGTGCGCGTATTGTCTTGTCAGCAGTGGTGCTTTCTACGCTTGTCGCTGTTCCGCTTGGAATGATCGCAGCCTGGAAGCAGAACAGCCTGACCGATCTGACGCTTGTGACCTGTGCCACTTTGCTGCTTTCGGTTCCGGCATTCTGGATGGGCTTGCTGTTGCTGCTGGCATTTGGCCTCAAGCTCGGTTGGTTGCCGATTGTCGGCTATGTCAGCTTCGGCGAGAACCCATGGAAAGCGTTTCTCTATCTGGTTCTGCCGATCACCACACTGTTTCTGCATGAAATTGGCGTCATTCTGCGTATGGCGCGCGCTTCGACGCTTGAAGTGCTAAACCTCGATTACATCACCCATGCCCGCGCCAAGGGGTTGTCGGAAGCAACCGTGATGTGGCGCCATGCCTTCCGTAACGCATTTGGCCCGACCTGGACCCTGTTGGGGCTGATCCTTGGTAATCTGCTTGGTGGTATTGCAGTTGTGGAAACAGTTTTCACGATTCCCGGACTTGGCAGGCTTCTCGTTGATGCCATCTTTGCCCGCGATTATCCCGTCATTCAGGGCTGCTTGCTGTTCACAGCCTGCGTTTATGTGCTGGTCAATCTGATCGTGGACCTTCTCTATCCGTTCTTCGACCCGAAGGTGACGGCGAAATGA
- a CDS encoding C45 family peptidase, whose translation MSVTPFPFITVSGVPEERGRQYGVLAAERIRRSAGLYSGTLDAFGLSPERRQSLIEEFAGRIEEFDASYVEEMRGIAKGADVPFEQIVMINARTEVVAMARAETGSPDPEEQDDGCTGALIMPAKSASGNLVHGQNWDWRSECVETGIVLRVRNNNGPDFVTFVEAGGLARSGFNEAGISITANYLECERDYKKLGVPLGLVRRKVLEQEHFAKAIKAVASTPKSCSNNIMIATSAGFGIDFECAPDESFPILPENDLIVHANHWVSPIALTKLRDTGIPFVPESFYRDWRVRQSLESHGGKIGRKELKEALFDDFLTPYAVCRPPRPGNHDNITATVAMVVMEAALGIMEIAPLPALNRQFATYCLQDYTPLPSDAAPRAKSLFIEG comes from the coding sequence ATGTCAGTAACCCCATTTCCATTCATTACAGTTTCGGGCGTACCGGAAGAGCGCGGGCGCCAATATGGGGTGCTGGCAGCAGAACGCATTCGGCGCAGCGCAGGTCTTTATTCCGGCACGCTCGATGCATTTGGTCTTTCGCCAGAACGCAGGCAAAGCCTCATCGAAGAATTTGCAGGCCGGATTGAAGAATTCGACGCGTCCTATGTCGAGGAAATGCGCGGCATCGCCAAAGGTGCGGATGTGCCATTTGAGCAGATCGTCATGATCAATGCGCGCACGGAAGTTGTTGCGATGGCGCGTGCGGAAACGGGTTCGCCTGATCCCGAAGAGCAGGATGATGGCTGCACCGGCGCTCTCATCATGCCTGCAAAAAGCGCTTCTGGTAATCTGGTTCATGGCCAGAACTGGGACTGGCGTTCTGAATGTGTTGAAACCGGCATTGTGCTGCGTGTCCGCAACAATAACGGTCCGGATTTTGTGACATTTGTCGAGGCTGGTGGTCTGGCGCGCAGCGGCTTCAATGAGGCTGGCATCTCGATTACTGCAAATTATCTTGAATGCGAACGCGACTATAAGAAGCTGGGCGTTCCTCTGGGTCTGGTGCGCCGCAAGGTGCTGGAGCAAGAGCATTTTGCAAAAGCAATCAAGGCTGTGGCTTCGACACCAAAATCCTGCTCAAACAATATCATGATTGCGACGAGCGCCGGTTTCGGCATCGATTTTGAATGCGCGCCGGATGAATCTTTTCCGATCCTGCCGGAAAATGATCTGATCGTTCATGCCAACCATTGGGTCAGCCCGATTGCGCTGACGAAGCTGCGCGACACCGGCATCCCGTTTGTGCCTGAAAGCTTCTACCGTGATTGGCGCGTTCGACAGTCTCTTGAATCGCATGGTGGAAAAATTGGCCGCAAAGAGCTGAAGGAGGCGCTGTTTGACGACTTCCTGACACCTTATGCAGTCTGCCGCCCGCCGCGTCCCGGCAATCACGACAATATCACGGCTACAGTTGCCATGGTGGTGATGGAAGCAGCGCTTGGCATCATGGAAATTGCGCCGTTGCCGGCCTTGAACCGTCAGTTTGCGACCTACTGTCTGCAGGATTATACGCCGCTACCGTCCGATGCTGCGCCACGCGCGAAATCCCTCTTTATCGAAGGCTAA
- a CDS encoding GntR family transcriptional regulator has product MDVKRSTEGESGLSSLQAEVAHKMVSLISAARWNIGDRLSDAAIAKELRVSRSPVRQVLNLLVQQGIVSQTPNRGYQLHRIPEPDELNDNLLPPSEAEELYRRLMSARASGAVGDEVSEAELADQLGATRGAVRRALMRFATEGLAERLPGHGWRFAESLDNERAVNESYAFRLVIECGALSQPDYAPDLSQLTALQREQNEIAVLPIQSLTRDLWFNANANFHETIVSWANNRFFTQSVRWQNHLRRMTEYSDFDRLGEERIRKACKDHLGILEAIENKDFEFAAALLKRHISRSGAEDV; this is encoded by the coding sequence ATGGACGTTAAGAGATCAACGGAAGGCGAATCCGGTCTGAGCAGTCTTCAGGCGGAAGTCGCACATAAAATGGTCTCGCTCATATCCGCTGCTCGCTGGAATATCGGCGACCGGCTGTCGGATGCCGCCATTGCAAAAGAACTTCGCGTATCGCGGTCGCCCGTGCGTCAGGTGCTCAATCTTCTTGTACAGCAAGGTATTGTCAGCCAGACGCCCAATCGCGGATATCAGTTGCATCGCATCCCAGAGCCGGACGAACTCAATGACAATCTGCTGCCGCCATCGGAGGCGGAAGAGCTTTACCGGCGTCTGATGAGCGCGCGCGCCTCTGGCGCTGTTGGCGACGAAGTATCGGAAGCTGAACTGGCCGATCAGCTGGGTGCAACGCGTGGCGCAGTCCGCCGGGCTTTGATGCGCTTTGCCACCGAAGGTCTCGCAGAGCGTCTTCCGGGCCATGGTTGGCGCTTTGCCGAGTCGCTCGATAATGAGCGTGCGGTCAATGAAAGCTACGCCTTCCGTTTGGTGATCGAATGCGGTGCACTTTCGCAACCCGACTACGCGCCTGATCTCAGCCAGTTGACAGCCCTGCAACGCGAACAGAATGAAATAGCGGTTCTACCCATCCAAAGCCTCACACGTGATCTTTGGTTCAACGCCAATGCAAACTTTCACGAAACTATTGTTTCATGGGCGAATAATCGCTTTTTTACACAATCAGTCCGCTGGCAGAACCATCTACGCCGCATGACGGAATATTCCGACTTTGATCGTCTGGGTGAAGAGCGTATTCGCAAGGCTTGCAAAGATCATTTAGGCATACTCGAAGCCATTGAAAACAAGGATTTCGAGTTTGCTGCAGCGTTACTAAAACGCCATATCAGCCGCTCGGGTGCGGAGGATGTTTAA
- a CDS encoding MFS transporter encodes MPSLILENQDRVEGNDETRLPMAALLTLAMAGFITILTEALPAGLLPLMSRELSASPSAIGQLITVYAVGSLIAAIPLTTLTQHFPRKPVLLCAISGFAIANSMTAITGSYSIMLLARLFAGICAGLLWAMLAGYAARMVSEQLRGRAIAVAMVGTPLALSLGIPAGTMIGSFIGWRTTFLLMMVLTIALIFLVFIKVPNYPGTTTRDKTSIFGTLSIDGIKSVLLVTLLFVLAHNILYTYIGPLVGPSGLASKLEIILLLFGIMAVVGICIVGYFIGRWLRELVLASILLFSIAALMLSIWGNVQSLVWSATVMWGLAFGGAATLFQTAAANTAYESSDVAQSMIVTAWNLAIAGGGLVGGVLLQHTDVTWLSWSVLTLLLLTYAIAFLAKEHGFPPNQA; translated from the coding sequence ATGCCCAGCTTAATTTTAGAAAATCAAGATCGCGTTGAAGGTAATGATGAAACCAGATTGCCGATGGCTGCTTTGCTCACCCTCGCTATGGCAGGCTTCATAACAATCCTGACGGAAGCCTTGCCTGCTGGTCTTCTTCCTTTAATGAGTAGGGAACTTAGTGCCAGTCCCTCTGCGATTGGCCAGCTCATTACAGTATATGCTGTCGGCTCACTTATAGCAGCTATTCCGTTGACCACGCTCACGCAGCATTTTCCGCGAAAACCGGTACTGCTTTGCGCTATTTCAGGCTTTGCCATAGCCAATAGCATGACGGCGATCACAGGAAGTTATAGCATTATGCTGCTAGCCCGCCTATTTGCGGGAATTTGTGCTGGGCTTCTTTGGGCGATGCTGGCAGGATATGCAGCACGAATGGTTTCAGAACAATTGCGAGGTCGTGCAATTGCTGTTGCTATGGTTGGTACTCCACTCGCTTTATCATTAGGCATCCCCGCGGGCACTATGATCGGTTCCTTCATTGGGTGGAGAACGACGTTTTTATTGATGATGGTTCTTACTATAGCATTGATTTTTTTGGTATTTATAAAGGTACCGAACTATCCTGGAACGACTACTAGGGATAAGACGTCTATATTTGGAACATTGTCAATTGATGGTATCAAGTCAGTGTTGCTTGTAACTCTATTATTCGTTCTCGCTCATAATATTCTTTACACCTATATTGGTCCGCTTGTCGGGCCTTCGGGACTGGCTTCTAAGCTTGAAATTATTTTGCTCTTATTTGGAATAATGGCAGTTGTTGGAATCTGCATTGTTGGCTATTTCATCGGCCGATGGCTGCGTGAGCTCGTCTTAGCAAGCATTTTACTTTTCAGTATTGCAGCACTTATGCTTAGCATATGGGGTAATGTGCAGAGTCTAGTATGGTCGGCGACAGTAATGTGGGGGCTGGCTTTCGGCGGAGCTGCCACTCTGTTCCAAACAGCCGCAGCAAACACAGCATATGAATCGTCGGATGTGGCGCAATCTATGATAGTTACCGCCTGGAACCTTGCGATTGCGGGGGGCGGACTTGTGGGTGGGGTATTGCTCCAACATACAGATGTCACATGGCTCTCATGGTCGGTGTTGACGTTGCTATTGTTGACCTACGCTATAGCTTTTCTCGCCAAAGAGCATGGATTCCCGCCTAATCAAGCATGA
- a CDS encoding antibiotic biosynthesis monooxygenase, whose product MDMKPSAGFTSSPVPTTFIVNVIHAFPGKQDEAFQIIQDVVHYVAERKLGFLWSNLAKSTDGLTVVNIEAIQGADNVDEFFSDPVFVEKFRKLDTVSKSEFHTYQVHDLVLPKLGLRG is encoded by the coding sequence ATGGATATGAAGCCTTCTGCCGGATTTACGTCGTCGCCAGTTCCAACCACATTCATCGTCAATGTTATTCATGCTTTTCCAGGCAAGCAGGATGAAGCATTTCAAATCATTCAGGATGTAGTTCATTATGTGGCGGAGAGAAAACTTGGTTTCCTGTGGAGCAATCTCGCCAAAAGTACGGATGGGCTCACAGTTGTTAATATTGAAGCTATTCAGGGCGCAGACAATGTGGATGAGTTCTTCTCCGATCCTGTCTTCGTCGAAAAGTTTCGTAAGTTAGATACCGTCTCAAAAAGTGAATTCCATACCTATCAAGTGCACGATTTGGTTTTACCGAAACTTGGGCTTCGCGGCTAA
- a CDS encoding LysR family transcriptional regulator, with translation MDKLATLKIFVQTAESGSFVAASQRMGLTSSAIGKAVARLEHDVGVSLFHRSTRSMTLTEEGSFFLDTCKRILSELDAAEAQLSRSHSTPCGLLRVSFPLTGMLLMPTISAFMKAYPAIDLDLDFTDRLVDVIEEGFDAVVRTGEVRDTRLMNRKLGTFKHRVVASPDYLKQQGTPRLPKDLLQHRCMHHRYANSGKLEPWPLIADQTETRMILPITTVASTLEPLIHLAENGFGITCLPSFAVKQQIAEGKLVPILDEYLAETGIFRALWPTNRYLSPKVRVFVDFMVANLFATGGTQL, from the coding sequence ATGGATAAGCTCGCAACCTTGAAGATATTCGTTCAAACAGCTGAAAGCGGTAGCTTTGTCGCGGCCTCCCAACGCATGGGGCTTACCAGTTCGGCAATAGGCAAAGCAGTGGCGCGCCTTGAGCATGATGTCGGAGTTTCTCTATTTCATCGCTCGACCCGCAGCATGACGCTGACGGAAGAAGGGAGTTTCTTTCTCGATACTTGTAAAAGAATATTATCGGAACTTGATGCCGCAGAAGCACAACTCTCCCGGTCGCACAGCACACCATGCGGTCTGTTACGTGTAAGCTTTCCGCTGACCGGAATGCTACTCATGCCAACCATTTCTGCATTTATGAAGGCCTATCCTGCAATCGATCTTGACCTCGATTTCACCGATCGGCTGGTTGATGTGATAGAGGAAGGGTTTGATGCCGTTGTGCGCACGGGCGAAGTTCGGGATACGCGGCTGATGAACCGCAAACTGGGAACGTTCAAACATCGGGTTGTCGCATCACCCGACTATCTGAAACAACAAGGTACGCCACGTTTACCAAAGGATCTACTGCAGCATAGGTGTATGCATCACCGCTATGCTAATTCGGGAAAACTGGAACCTTGGCCTCTCATTGCAGATCAAACAGAGACCCGCATGATATTGCCGATAACGACCGTTGCCAGTACTTTGGAGCCGCTTATCCACCTCGCAGAAAACGGCTTTGGCATCACGTGTTTGCCTAGTTTCGCAGTTAAACAGCAGATTGCAGAAGGCAAACTTGTTCCGATACTCGATGAATATCTTGCGGAAACAGGTATCTTCCGAGCTCTATGGCCGACGAACCGATATTTATCTCCTAAAGTCCGTGTATTTGTCGACTTCATGGTTGCAAATCTGTTCGCGACGGGAGGCACCCAGCTCTAA
- a CDS encoding ABC transporter ATP-binding protein yields the protein MHDASSKEGTPILTVRNLKVDFPADGYVFHAVNNVSFDIHAGEVLGMIGESGAGKSMTGSAITRLLDAPGYVAGGEIHLKGQRIDNLPDKELAALRGKKIGTVFQDPLSSLNPLYTIGRQLIETIRRHLPLSQSAARKRAIELLTEVGILEAERRLDAYPHEFSGGMRQRVVIALAIAANPELLIADEPTSALDVSVQAQIVALLKKLCVERGLAVLLITHDMGVIAEIADRVLVLHHGRAVEAGSVRDVIQTPREEYTRGLIAATPSIHQKNLRKPPQSSTKEMLRVENLAHDFRVGSRGFFFWKREERQNNLRAVNNVSFHIREGETYALVGESGSGKSTIARVVAGLLPIGEGLIKVDGKERSDGASLDHNGAVQMIFQDPYASLNPHWRVGDIIAEPVRRLKLERDPSAVKALVSDLLDKVRLPQDSLRRYPHEFSGGQRQRIAIARALASRPRFIICDEPTSALDVSVQAQVLDLMTTLQAEFNLTYLLISHNLAVVRQMADRVGILRHGVLVEQGEVEDIFENPTHAYTKMLINAVPDVNEALVRRDLS from the coding sequence ATGCATGATGCGTCGAGCAAAGAGGGAACTCCCATATTAACCGTACGCAATCTGAAAGTGGACTTCCCTGCGGATGGCTATGTATTCCATGCCGTTAATAATGTGTCTTTCGATATCCATGCCGGTGAAGTGCTTGGAATGATTGGAGAGTCAGGCGCAGGAAAATCAATGACCGGTTCGGCGATAACACGTCTGCTTGACGCTCCCGGATATGTTGCCGGTGGTGAAATTCATCTCAAGGGACAGCGTATTGATAATTTGCCGGATAAAGAATTAGCAGCTTTACGTGGTAAAAAAATAGGAACTGTCTTTCAGGATCCCCTTTCAAGTCTCAACCCACTTTACACGATTGGCCGGCAATTAATCGAGACGATACGCCGTCATCTTCCCCTTTCCCAGTCGGCTGCGCGTAAACGGGCAATTGAGCTTCTGACAGAGGTTGGAATCCTGGAGGCTGAGCGACGACTTGATGCTTATCCGCATGAGTTTTCTGGTGGTATGCGCCAGCGCGTTGTTATTGCTCTGGCAATTGCCGCCAACCCGGAACTGCTTATTGCTGATGAGCCGACCTCGGCTCTCGATGTTTCGGTTCAGGCTCAGATTGTTGCGCTTCTTAAAAAACTTTGCGTTGAACGTGGCTTGGCTGTTTTGCTTATTACGCATGACATGGGCGTCATTGCGGAGATTGCCGATCGTGTTTTGGTGCTTCATCACGGTCGAGCTGTGGAGGCCGGATCCGTCCGTGATGTGATCCAGACACCGCGTGAAGAATATACCCGCGGATTGATCGCAGCCACGCCCTCTATTCACCAGAAAAACCTCCGCAAACCTCCACAATCATCAACCAAGGAGATGTTGCGCGTTGAAAACCTTGCGCACGATTTTCGTGTTGGAAGTCGCGGCTTTTTCTTCTGGAAGCGCGAGGAAAGGCAGAATAATCTTCGTGCTGTGAACAATGTCTCATTTCATATTCGAGAAGGTGAAACCTATGCACTTGTGGGTGAATCCGGCTCCGGTAAATCGACAATTGCGCGGGTTGTTGCCGGTCTCTTACCAATTGGAGAGGGGTTGATCAAAGTTGATGGTAAAGAACGTTCTGATGGAGCTTCTCTCGATCATAACGGTGCGGTGCAGATGATATTTCAGGATCCATATGCCAGCCTCAACCCTCACTGGCGTGTCGGCGATATTATTGCAGAGCCTGTCCGACGCTTGAAGCTTGAACGTGACCCTTCCGCTGTTAAGGCCCTCGTGAGCGATTTATTGGATAAGGTAAGGTTACCTCAGGACTCTTTGCGGCGCTATCCGCATGAGTTTTCTGGCGGACAAAGGCAACGCATTGCAATCGCACGAGCACTTGCCAGCCGCCCCCGTTTTATTATTTGCGATGAACCCACATCTGCACTTGATGTTTCGGTGCAGGCTCAGGTTCTCGACTTAATGACGACGTTACAGGCGGAATTTAATCTTACTTACCTGCTGATAAGCCATAACCTTGCAGTTGTGAGACAGATGGCTGATCGTGTTGGGATATTGCGTCATGGTGTTCTTGTAGAGCAGGGGGAGGTTGAAGATATTTTTGAAAACCCAACACATGCCTACACGAAAATGCTTATCAACGCAGTCCCTGATGTCAATGAAGCGTTGGTGCGGAGAGACTTGAGTTAG